Proteins encoded in a region of the Ralstonia pseudosolanacearum genome:
- a CDS encoding ATP synthase subunit I — MMKDPSSMQPAERQRPDSQASSEDARSRPVPAPKRDWDAEDAGEAEPPVHTLSHDEAVALFGEKALRASRVTPFSIVLGQVAITLLCALGWYVGSWLAGTGAAPAGEAALSALLGGGVCVVPSAWFALRLSKAQGFESIARLVVGEAIKVLGTVALLVVVVVTFKGLHWVPLLITLILALKMYWVGFALR, encoded by the coding sequence ATGATGAAAGACCCTTCTTCCATGCAGCCAGCCGAGCGGCAACGGCCCGATTCTCAAGCTTCGTCGGAAGACGCCCGGTCCAGGCCGGTGCCGGCTCCGAAGCGGGACTGGGATGCCGAAGACGCGGGGGAGGCGGAGCCGCCGGTGCATACACTTTCGCATGACGAAGCGGTCGCTCTGTTCGGCGAGAAGGCCTTGCGGGCCTCGCGTGTCACGCCATTCTCCATCGTGCTCGGCCAGGTGGCCATCACACTGTTGTGTGCGCTCGGATGGTATGTCGGCAGTTGGCTCGCGGGCACGGGGGCTGCGCCGGCGGGCGAGGCGGCGTTGTCGGCCCTGCTGGGCGGCGGCGTCTGCGTGGTGCCTTCGGCGTGGTTCGCGCTGCGGCTGTCGAAGGCACAGGGTTTCGAGTCCATCGCCCGACTGGTGGTGGGCGAAGCGATCAAGGTGCTTGGCACCGTCGCGCTGCTGGTGGTCGTGGTCGTGACCTTCAAGGGCCTGCATTGGGTGCCCTTGCTGATCACCCTGATCCTGGCGCTCAAGATGTACTGGGTCGGTTTCGCATTGCGGTGA